In Jaculus jaculus isolate mJacJac1 chromosome 11, mJacJac1.mat.Y.cur, whole genome shotgun sequence, the following proteins share a genomic window:
- the Arl14 gene encoding ADP-ribosylation factor-like protein 14, whose product MGLLSSKNQNAKQAHVLLLGLDSAGKSTLLYKLKLAENVCTMPTIGFNVEMIHLEGDLPLTVWDVGGQEKMRAAWGCYCEDADGLLYVVDSTDQQRLEDSRKEFKHILQNEHIRNVPVVVLANKQDVPGALSAEDITRMFRVKKLCSDRSWYVQPCCAITGDGLAEGFRKLSAFLKSRTKSRDTLAFFKQK is encoded by the coding sequence ATGGGTCTGCTGAGCTCTAAGAATCAGAACGCCAAGCAAGCCCACGTTCTCCTCCTGGGGCTCGATTCAGCCGGGAAATCTACCCTCCTGTATAAGTTAAAGCTGGCGGAGAACGTCTGCACCATGCCCACCATCGGCTTCAACGTGGAGATGATCCACTTGGAAGGCGACCTTCCGCTCACCGTGTGGGACGTGGGCGGGCAGGAGAAGATGCGCGCGGCGTGGGGCTGCTACTGCGAGGACGCCGATGGGCTGCTCTACGTGGTGGACAGCACGGACCAGCAGCGGCTCGAGGACTCCCGGAAAGAGTTCAAGCACATCCTGCAGAATGAGCACATAAGGAACGTGCCCGTCGTCGTACTGGCCAACAAACAGGACGTGCCTGGAGCTCTGAGCGCGGAGGACATCACCAGGATGTTCAGAGTGAAGAAGCTGTGCAGCGACCGCAGCTGGTACGTGCAGCCCTGCTGTGCCATCACCGGGGACGGCCTGGCCGAGGGCTTCCGGAAGTTATCCGCCTTCCTGAAGAGCCGCACCAAGTCCAGGGACACCTTAGCGTTCTTCAAGCAGAAGTGA